The window GGAAAATCGGTGTTTTTAGTGTAGAAATATATAATCTTTTGTTTGCATCTCCTCTCTAAAATCAATTGTTTAGAAgttgtagatttattttgtgATGGGTTTGTGCCGATTTGTATTTTAAACAAACGAGTCTTTAGTAGCTAACAGATTAATACAGGCCTTTTTATGCCTTCTTTTGGTTCCCGAAGTTTTGTCTTTCGTGTTATTGATTATTCAAACTATTTGATGTGATTAGTTTTCTGTGATATTGTGTATAACCAGTTTCTCTTAAACTATATCAGTATGGAAGATTAACCAGCCGCAATAGGAATTATATGCAACTGATTCCGACCCgctaaaaaaagaaataaattatcAACTGATTTCAATTTACTAACCTCTTTTATAGTATGGGAAGATCACAATGCTTATATAGGATTCGGAAAACCTGATAAAATTCGAAGGACTAAGATGCTTAAATACTTGATGATAATTTTAAAGAGCCTAAATAAGTACTGAATATGCATCTTTTGGTTGAGCGAATTGTGTATGCCAATTGCCATCTAGTTAGAAAGCCCGAACTATAGCATTGCACTGATCTACTATTTTTTCAAGTAGTCATTTCCCTTGTGATATGCAactataagagcaagtccaatgcaatgtCAGAGTTggtgctattgctatattatagcatcaaatgttaaaaaactcaactccaaaggggttCTATATTAGGATGCATCCATGCaaagatgcatccttggttctatatttgaaaccaaagaTGGATCTATCCTTCATTGCCACATCATCAACAACTATAAATGTAGGCTAAAAGCTTCACCATCACTGTATTGTACATCACCAGATATTAAAAGGATTTTGAATTAAGTAAAAGTTAGAAAAGATAgctaaatttgaaactagttatgAAACTAGCATTGAAGCGCAACTTTTATTTTAGCATTAATAAAAACTTTTTGAtactatattatagcaatagcagtAGATATATAGCatttagcattggacttgctctaacaagCTCTTGCTAAGGTTGCTTTGAAGTGGGGCATGTTCTTATCTAACTTGAGGGGTTTGAATTAGCTCTGGCAATCGGATTCCCTGCAAGGTGAAAGAAAAGATAGCCAATTTTCTTCTCAGAACTACTGccctaataaaaaaaaaaaatcttgttaTAGGCCCCGCTCTTGATCAGAGGAGTTCTTATATAGGCACcacatattaattaaataaacacataCAGTTTCTCTTTActatatgcacataatatatcTGATAATTAATGTAAGATATATTCACTGCTATACCTCATCAGATTGTAAATTCCATACAGTCTCATGTCATATTATGACGGTGTCTATCAACCATTTATAGTATAAGGGGTACTATAAAGTTTTACTAATTGTTGTAGTATAAAGTAaaatgaatttcaaaatttgcgATTTCTGTACGGAACacaaaattttttattctttaattCTGCACTAAATTCTTTGTTTTTAATACCTTTTTTCTTCTTAATCTTTGAACTGTTTAGATTGCGTGATGGAAACTGGAGGCaattctttaccatctggttcaGATGGTACGAAAAGAAAAGTGTTTTACTTTTATGATCCCGAAGTTGGAAATTATTATTATGGTCAAGGTCATCCAATGAAGCCCCACAGAATGCGTATGACACATGCTCTTTTGGCGCACTATGGTTTACTGCAAAACATGCAAGTTCTCAAGCCCATTCCAGCTAGGGACAAGGATCTTTGCAGGTTTCATGCTGATGATTATGTGTCTTTCTTGAGGGGTATTACTCCGGAAACACAACAAGATCAAGCGAGACAGTTGAAAAGGTTTAATGTTGGTGAAGACTGCCCTGTCTTTGACGGTCTCTATTCCTTCTGTCAAACTTATGCAGGGGGCTCAGTAGGCGGTGCTGTTAAACTGAACCATGGGAATTGTGATATTGCTATAAACTGGTCTGGTGGACTTCATCATGCAAAAAAATGTGAAGCTTCTGGGTTCTGCTACGTGAATGACATAGTGCTTGCGATATTGGAACTTCTTAAAGTGCATGAGGTTGGTGTAATGTATTATACTTTCAGTTGTGTTCTTGTGGTCCAGCTTGGAAATATTTATATCAGTatctaacagactttttaaatGCGTTACTTAATTTTGTTTGTTAGTTACGTGGCTTTATAACTTGCTGATTTAGTTCATTTATTTACCTTTTGAAGTTCTGAAGTTCATTTGCTTACTCTTTTATACATGCTACTTGTATTGCAGCGTGTTCTTTACGTCGACATTGATATTCATCACGGTGATGGTGTTGAGGAGGCCTTTTATACTACAGACAGGGTCATGACTGTTTCATTCCACAAGTTTGGAGATTACTTTCCTGGTACAGGGGATGTACGGGATATAGGTCATGCTTCTGGAAAATACTACTCTCTCAATGTACCATTAGATGATGGAATTGATGATGAAAGCTACCAGTCCCTGTTTAAACCTATTATGGGTAAGGTGATGGAAGTTTTCAGGCCTGGTGCTGTGATATTACAGTGTGGTGCAGACTCTCTATCTGGAGACAGATTAGGTTGctttaatttatcaattaaagGTCATGCAGA of the Daucus carota subsp. sativus chromosome 4, DH1 v3.0, whole genome shotgun sequence genome contains:
- the LOC108215705 gene encoding histone deacetylase 19; the encoded protein is METGGNSLPSGSDGTKRKVFYFYDPEVGNYYYGQGHPMKPHRMRMTHALLAHYGLLQNMQVLKPIPARDKDLCRFHADDYVSFLRGITPETQQDQARQLKRFNVGEDCPVFDGLYSFCQTYAGGSVGGAVKLNHGNCDIAINWSGGLHHAKKCEASGFCYVNDIVLAILELLKVHERVLYVDIDIHHGDGVEEAFYTTDRVMTVSFHKFGDYFPGTGDVRDIGHASGKYYSLNVPLDDGIDDESYQSLFKPIMGKVMEVFRPGAVILQCGADSLSGDRLGCFNLSIKGHAECVRYMRSFNVPLLLLGGGGYTIRNVARCWCYETGVALGVELEDKMPQHEYYEYFGPDYTLHVAPSNMENKNSRQVLDDIRAKLLDNLSKLQHAPSVPFQERPPDTEFPEADEDQNIDQRWDRESEMDVDDQRKPFSGRVKREIFETEQKDAANAREGEQARDMDATFTETASLKASNPVPISMDGLHINSEQGNASKQSDGRADMDS